The Triticum aestivum cultivar Chinese Spring chromosome 6D, IWGSC CS RefSeq v2.1, whole genome shotgun sequence genomic sequence ccccctttccttcctccctctctcctccttccttcctctcctactcctacttggaaggggggatcctactctcggtgggagtaggactcccctagggcgcgccattgagagggccggccctccccctcctccactcctttatatacgggggagaggggcaccccatagacacacaagttgatcattgtcttagccgtgtgcggtgcccccctccaccataatccacctcggtcatatcatcgtagtgcttaggtgaagccctgcgccggtagctcatcatcaccgtcatcacgtcgtcgtgctgacgaagctctccctcgacactcagctggatcgagagttcgtgggatgtcaccgagctgaacgtgtgcagatcgcggaggtgccgtactttcggtactaggatcggtcggatcgtgaagacgtacgactacatcaaccgcgttgtcataacgcttccacttacggtctacgagggtacgtggactacactctcccctctcgttgctatgcatcaccatgatcttgcgtgtgcataggattttttttgaaattactgcgttccccaacatacacatcataagaagccttgcaaacaatgtgactaatgagtttgttgcgggatgatgtattacggacgagtaaagagacatgctggtaacgagattgaactaggtgtgaagataccgacgatcaaatctcgggcaagtaacataccgatgacaaaaggaattacgtatgttgtcattgtggtacgaccgataaagatcttcgtagaatatgtaggaaccaatatgagcatccaggttccgttgttggttattgaccggagaggtgtctcggtcatgtctacataggtctcgaacccgtagggtccgcacgcttaacattcgatgacgattttgttttatatgagttatgtgatttggtgaccgaatgttgtttggagtcccggatgagatcacggacatgaagaggagtctcgaaatggtcgagaggaaaagattcatatataggacgatagtattcggacaccggaagtgttccgggggtaccgggtacgtatcgggtcaccggaaggggttccgggcatccccccggcaactacatgagcctaatgggccaagaaagggacagaccagcccctaggggctGGTGCTCCCCATGTAGGCCGAAtataggggggaaggaaagaggagaagagggaaaagaaggggagggattcggcctccccttccttctctgctccctcctccttccttccccctccggatgaatatggaaaagggagaggccgaattgggaggcgcccagttaggattcctcctacttggggcacccccttagctgcctctcctcccctccaacctatatatatgagggggcaccgctagaacacacaatattgattcctagccgtgtgcggcgcccctctccacagtttacgcctcaggtcatattcacgtagtgcttaggcgaagccctgcgtggatcacttcaccatcaccatcaccacaccgtcgtgctgatggaactctccgtcgacactttgctagatcaagagttcgagggacgtcatcgagctgaacgtgtgcagaactcggaggtgccaaacgttcggtgcttgatcggtcggaatgagaagaagttcgactacatcaaccgcgttgtcaaacgcttccgctttcggtctacgagggtacgtggacacactctccccctctcattgctatgcatctcctagatagatcttgcgtgagcgtaggattttttttgaaattgcatgctatgtttcccaacactagGGCTGTctttgcttgtttggtggcagctattactttctgtttggcttgttttgtagcgtgggggggggggggggatgactTGTAGGTTGCCGAGGAGCGACAGATGCTCGGCACGTGGAGATCCCCTGCCATGGATACGCAGGCATTGTCCACGACGCCTCTGTAAATAGAGGTAGGAGAAAAGGGGGACTTGGGCTGGGTTGTGCACTGTAGCAATGGGCTACAAGTGCACAATAGTAGTTaggcttttttgttgttgttttctaaTCCACTTTTATTTTTAAAAAGCAAATGACTTTTATTAAATATGAGACTTGGCCCAATATTCTTAATGCAATTTTAGGTACTGCCATAAAATGATTTGGTGAGCATTTGAAAAAGTTTGGAATTCTTATAATTTTAAAAGCAATTAAAATATTGTTTTGACacctgttttaattgttttagggtaTTTGAATAATTTGTATAATGTTGGTTTCTCCGCGACAATTACTCAATGATTATTGGCAACATTATGAACATTTTGTCCTAGTGTTTGGTGAAATAAATTCTGGACTTTATATTTTGAATTGAAATTGGCTTTGATTTTTTATCAAGTGGCAAATTGGCTTAGCAAACATGATTACATGGCATCATTATCATGAGATCActatagcatgattctcggggtgttgcAGACGTCCCGCCGCCACACATCGTGGCAGACTCAGACCTGGCGTACGCCTGGGCCCTGGACCGCTCCGTGACGACGTCGTAGACGGCCaagcgccgtctccgccgcctcgacGGGGAGACGGCAAGGTACGGCAAGGAATGGTCCCTCGTCGAGATCGCCGCCGCTGCCAACGACGACGCCTCCAACGACCGTGGCCCTCTCCCccagcccacgtcctcggtggccGCGACCGCACTGCGCACGACGCAAGAGGAGACAGACGAATGCGGGAGGTTTTTTGCGGGTTGTCGTTGAAGATACCCTAACTAGATCCAGACATAACTCTAAGCCTAGCTTTCTTAAAGCAATCGTTAGAaaacacttttttaaaaaaaattctcttttagctctaagcatagtggttctttccttaatttcatccatagaaacatataaagctttaattgattcttcaaccttaggcacaaaaaatttcatctcgAGATTTTCCACATGATAAGAAAttatatcaatgcttctagacatatcatcaatcttactcaacttttcttctatcgttgcattaaaatcatcaatcttactcaacttttcttctatcgttgCATTACAAttcttttgagcattgataaattctttaatattattggTTATTGATGTGGGTTCAACCGAACAAAGTGCCCAGATGAGTTTCATAGCAGCCACTGCCGCGGTCTCTAGGAGCATCCAGCAACTGGTTTGTAATTATATGGAGCAAATTAACTTCAAAAAAGATAATATGGAACAaatttagtcatggaactaaaattAAACAATTCTTTCGAATCAATGAGTttgggttctctctctctcttttttttgcggtTGAAGTTTGGGTTCTCTTGTCAACACCAACAGATAATAAATAATCGAATAGAATTAAAAAGTACACTGGTGAAGCTACATGACTACTCAGTCACGACACTTAATTTGAAATGGGGTATACTATACATGACTCGATCACATTTACAGTCGCTACGCCAGCAGATTACACATCAAGTGATTTTGCTCTCTCCAACTAAAAAAAAAAGTGATTTTGCTCCATAACAGAGAAGACAATCTTTGCAGCCAAAATAAAATGCCGAGTACTCCTACTATCTCCCGACGATCGAAGAGCGGGAGTTGCTGTAATCCGAGGGATCCCAATCCAGCGTGGAGTTGTACACCGCCGACAGCGTGACGAACACCTCGTCCATGGACGGCCGCCCCCTGGGCTCCCTCGCCACGCACCGCACCGCCAGCGACGCCACGGCGACGGCCAGGTCGAGCGGGTAGTCGCCATTCAGCCGCGAGTCCATGAACGCCCGCACCTTGCCGCGCGCGTCCTCGCCGTCGACAACCAGCCCCTCCGCAGACTCCCACAGCAGCGTCTCCCCTCTTTTGGCGCCGCCGTCGAACGTCGCCTCCTTCCCGGACAGCAGCTCGAGGAGGATGACGCCAAAGGCGAAAACGTCGAGCTTGGGCGTGATGAGGCCGTGCTCCAGGTACTCCGGGGCCAGGTACCCCTGGGTGCCAACGACGTGGCGGGTGAGCTGCGCGTCGCCGCCATCAACGCCCGTGGGGACCGACCGCGCCAGCGCGAAGCTTGACACCTTGGCGCGGAGGTCGGCGTCGAGGAGGACGTTGCTGCTCTTGAGGTTCTTGTGCACGCACGGCGGGTTGCTGTAGTGGTGGAGGTAATTGAGACCGTCGGCGACGTCAAACGCCGCCTGCACGCGCTGCTTCCACACGAGGGTGTCGCCGCCGCCGTGGAGCCAGTTGCTGAGCGCGCCGTTCTCGGCGAACTCGAAGACGAGGTAGGTGTCGCCGTGGTGGACGCAGAGACCGGAGAGGCGGACGAGGCTGGAGTGGTTCACGCGCTTCAGGATGCCCACCTCGCCGCTCACATCGCCGGCCACACGCTTCACGGCCGCCGCGTCGCCGTTGATCACCGCGCGGTACACGGACGCGTCCTTGACCCTCCGGTCCTCCGAGAACCCTGCCGTCGCCTTCTCGAGTTCCGAGTACTTGTACACGGTCAGGGACTCCACCGCCGCGCGCGCGTCGGTGGACACAAACGCCGACGATGACGAGGAGTTCGTCGTAGCCGAGGACGTATGCTTGCCCGAGGCAAGAGGGTCGTAATCGGCAGACGAGGGCACGTCGAGAACGCCCTTCCCCGGATGGCCGTCTTCCACAACGCCGGGccgcggtcgccgccgccgccggacacataAGAACATCAGGCCAAGAAGTCCCGCCAGCGCAAGAACGCCGACACCAACACCGACCCCGACGGCAGCCCCCTTCCCGCTGCCCGACCCTCCAGACGGCGGCGGCTgctgggcctgcggtggcgccggtGCTGGCGGTGGCGCCGGCGACACGAGCATGTCCGGCGTGGGCGCGCTCTTGAGCGGGATGAGCAGAGTGGTGAAGGGGTATATGTTCTCGCTGTCGGTGAGGTTGTTGGCGTGGAGCACCGCCTGGGCGTCGACGCGGAAGCGGGCGGCGATGTCGGCGATGCCGTCGCCCCACGTGACGAGGTAGGTGAGCAGGTGCCTGACCCCGGAGGCGGCCTGCGCCGGCGAGGGGCACGCGCAGCGGATCGGCACGGTGAGGTTGTTCCCGACGACGAGCTTGCGGCTATCGTGGTTGGGGTTCTGCGCGATGAGGGCCTGGCAGGTGGTGAGGCCCTGGTAGGTGATGTTGGCGGTGATGAAGTAGGTCTCGTTGCTGAACTGGATGGTATAGGACGCGTTGTGCTGGTAGTAGCCGCCGGGCGCGCAGCCGCAGTTGAGCGGCGCGAGgacgaggcgggaggcggcgaccGGGGAGACGGTGGGCACGGCGTTGGCGCCCgcgagggcggcggtggtggcgttgAGGAGGTAGGAGATGGTGACGGGCGAGTCGTAGGGCGGGGAGGAGCGGAAGACGACGTAGGAGGCGCaggggcgggccgcggcggtggcgtTGCAGGTGTAGCCGAGCACGGAGCTGCCGTTGGTGCCGTAGCAGTTGAGTTGCTTGTTGGCCTCGTACTGCTGCTGCGCGCGCGCGACGCGGCACcgaggcgcggcgacggcgaggaggacgaggagcgcgagcGCCGCCCTGCCGGTGGCGGCGAGCCCGCGCGGGCGCGTCGGAGCGGCCATTGCTTCGGTTGCGCTTCTTGGAAAGGGGATGAGTGGGCACGCCAGGGATGGTGGTGTGGCGTGCTCGGTCGGTCGGGTAATGTGTGGTGAGATGGTTGGACGGAGTCAAAGGTCGTCGCTTCTAGTTTCTCCATGGGTGGCGGCGGGCAGGGGGCGGGATGTGCAGCCGGAGCCAGCACGCAGGTCAACTGGTATGGGGAGTCAATTATCAAACCTTTCGCTCTCCTTTGAGTCTTTCATTTGATCATTTCCCTTGCTCAGTTAACAACATAACGAATAGTTTACACAAGCTCACGTATTGTGGCGCCAACTGACAATATCACtccctttagtgatctaaatgtttttatatttctttatagaaggAGTATTATTTTTTATGTATAGCTTTTGTGGTAGAATTCACACTATTTGTACTGGCGGTGAAGACGCGCACCGCAGAGCAATCAGATCCAACCATCAAAGGCTTCTGGTTGGCCTGGTTAGCCAAATTAATCCCTTTTGCGAAGCAAGGTTATCCCCGAGCACAGCCACAGACCAGATGCGCCACCTACATGTCTGAACGTCTGAAGACGCGGAAATTCTACTACCATCCGAGCCTTTCCATCCAGCCAGGTGCAAGGAACGTTGGACATGGCGTATGATGACCATCTTCATTGGCCAATCGCCGCGTTCAATATTCAAAGCAACTCTCGGTAGTGGACGACGACCTGCACCTGCAAACGCAGAGGGACGAACGACCATGTACCCATGACACTGACGCGCGGACGAAAGTTGGGAGCGACAGGAGTGGTGGGACACCTGTCCCTGAGCTC encodes the following:
- the LOC123144263 gene encoding protein LYK5, with the protein product MAAPTRPRGLAATGRAALALLVLLAVAAPRCRVARAQQQYEANKQLNCYGTNGSSVLGYTCNATAAARPCASYVVFRSSPPYDSPVTISYLLNATTAALAGANAVPTVSPVAASRLVLAPLNCGCAPGGYYQHNASYTIQFSNETYFITANITYQGLTTCQALIAQNPNHDSRKLVVGNNLTVPIRCACPSPAQAASGVRHLLTYLVTWGDGIADIAARFRVDAQAVLHANNLTDSENIYPFTTLLIPLKSAPTPDMLVSPAPPPAPAPPQAQQPPPSGGSGSGKGAAVGVGVGVGVLALAGLLGLMFLCVRRRRRPRPGVVEDGHPGKGVLDVPSSADYDPLASGKHTSSATTNSSSSSAFVSTDARAAVESLTVYKYSELEKATAGFSEDRRVKDASVYRAVINGDAAAVKRVAGDVSGEVGILKRVNHSSLVRLSGLCVHHGDTYLVFEFAENGALSNWLHGGGDTLVWKQRVQAAFDVADGLNYLHHYSNPPCVHKNLKSSNVLLDADLRAKVSSFALARSVPTGVDGGDAQLTRHVVGTQGYLAPEYLEHGLITPKLDVFAFGVILLELLSGKEATFDGGAKRGETLLWESAEGLVVDGEDARGKVRAFMDSRLNGDYPLDLAVAVASLAVRCVAREPRGRPSMDEVFVTLSAVYNSTLDWDPSDYSNSRSSIVGR